ATTAAGTTATTGTAAAGAATAGTTATATTTGGATAATGAGTTTTTTTATGAATACTTATTGGTTGAAACGATTTGGAATTTTAATTTCCTTTGGAATCGTTACTTTAATTTTATGGAATACCTATTCTTTTTTTAAGCTTTTTAAAGAAGAAGAACGTGCAAAAATGGAGGTGTACGCTTCTGCTATAAAAGAGCTAGCAGCAAATACTGACTTAAATGCAAATATTAATCTTGAAAATAAAGTTTTTGAAACAATTAAGAACATCCCAGCTATTTCAGTTAATGAGCATGGAGAAATTAAATACACCTATAACTTAGACTCCATTAAATCTAAAAACCCTAACTATCTTAAGGAGCAATTAAATCTAATGAAAAAACAAAATGCTCCAATTATTATTGAATACCAAAACACCAAAGAGTATGTTTATTACAGAAACTCTGATTTATTATATAAACTAACCTATTACCCGATAGCACTTCTTTTAATTCTAGCGCTATTTTCTACAATTATATATTTAGTGTACCGCTCCAATAAAGTTGCCGAACAAAATAAATTATGGACAGGTATGGCTAAGGAAACTGCGCATCAAATAGGAACTCCTCTATCTTCTCTATTGGGTTGGATTGAAATCTTAAAAACTGAAAATATTGATCCATCTTATATCAACGAAATGCAAAAAGATGTAGATCGTCTTAGTACAATAGCCAATCGATTTTCAAAAATTGGTTCTCTACCAGAATTAAAAAAACAAGACATTGTTCTTATAACCAAAACCACCTTCAATTATCTTCAATCTAGAGGATCAAGACATACAAACTTTTCTTTTTCTTCAGATAAAAATGACTTGTATACTAAATTAAATACGGAACTATTTGGATGGGTTATTGAAAACCTCATTAAAAACGCGATTGATGCAATGCAAGGTAAGGGAGATGTAACAGTTACTATTTTAGAAACTCCTAAAAAAGTAAAAATACTGGTTTCTGATACTGGTAAAGGAATCGCCAAATCACAATTTAATCAAATTTTTAAACCTGGTTTTACAACTAAAAAAAGAGGTTGGGGATTGGGCCTTTCACTTTCTAAACGTATAATAGAAGATTACCATAATGGTAAAATACACGTACTAAAATCAGAACTAGGAAAAGGAACTACTTTTGAAATTCTTTTAAACAAACTATAAATATTTAATTTCTAAGAAACAATATATACGAATCAAATGGGTTCAATCTCTATAGTTTCTATAACGAAATTATTTGGACTGATTTCGACAACTATTTCGTATTTATCTTTGAACCCTTCATCCAAAAACCTCAAAATAATTTCCTTTCTAGCCAAACAGGAATTATTTTCTATGTAGTTTTCAATTTCCTCATAAGAAAAAGATAATACTATGTAGTTGTAAACTTTTTTTCCTTCGATTACACTCACTCTCTTCATTATCTGTAACTAAGTCAAGACTTAATTTTTCAAAAACCCTTTCCTTTAAACTATCTAAATACTTTAAACTAAACTCTCTTTCAAACTCCTTAAGTATCTTTTCTAAAGTTTCAAATCCGGACATATCATTCTCTGGTTGATTAAAAACCTGAAACTCTATATCCAGAATAAGATTTAACTTAACAAAGTCATAAGTACCTGTCATGTATCGATTATTATACTTATCAGGTTCACTTAATTTATCTAGCTTAAAGTAATTAGATATTTTCATCTATTTTTTAGAAGACTTCTAAGCTTTGATTACTCAAAGCTTTGAGCTATTTTATTGGCTACCTCTACAAACTCTTCCTTTGCGAGTTTTTCTTTTTTAACAAATTGCATATCTGCCATTGTATTTATAGGAATTAAATGTACATGTACATGGGGTACCTCTAAACCAATTACACTCATTCCAATTCGTTTACAAGGAACTGCCTTTTCTAACGCCTTTGCAACTCTATAAGAAAAAGACATTAAACCATCGTACTCTTCTTTTGATAAATCGAAAATCTTGTTTTCTTCTCTTTTTGGAATGACCAAAGTATGTCCTTTTGCATTCGGATTAATATCTAAAAATGCATAGTAGTTTTCGTCTTCTGCTATTTTATATGAAGGAATTTCTCCCTTAACTATTTTTGTAAAAATACTTCCCATTATTTTCTTCTTGTTTTCAGTAAAAATAAAAAAAGCGCTGCTTACGCAACGCTTCTTTATAAATTATTTTCAAACATCTTATCTTGATATATCCATAATTTCAAACTTCATAATTCCATTAGGAACTTGAATTTCTGCAATGTCTCCAACCTTCTTACCTAATAATCCTTTACCTATAGGTGAGTTTACAGATAACTTACCATTTCTTACATCACTTTCACTATCTGCAACAAGCGTATAAGAAAACTCCATTCCGTTTACTGTATTTTTAATTTTCACTATAGAATGAATCAATATTTTTGATGTATCTAATTGACTTTCATCAATAATACGAGCACTCGCAACAACATTCTTTAATTTAGCAATTTTAGTTTCTAATAAAGATTGCTCTTCTTTCGCTGCATGATACTCTGCATTTTCACTTAAATCCCCTTTATCACGAGCATCCGCAATTTCTTGAGAAACTCTTGGTCGCTCTACTTGCTCTAAATGTGCTAATTCATCTTTTAATTTCTTTAATCCTTCTTCAGTATAATATGAAATATTGCTCATTTTTTCTTCTTTTTAATCCGACATCAAGACTTCTATTTACAGAGGTCTTCCAATATACTTTTGCCTAAGTACTAATCAGGCTTTTAAAATTCAAAAATCCCACACCTATAGGAATGAGATTCTCTTACAAATGTACAAAATATTTGTAAATTCGTCACGTTACATTATCAATACAATATAGTTTTAATGAGAAAAATACTTTCCTTATTCGTTTTTATAGTATTTTATGGTTGCGGAAGCGAAATAGTGCAAAACACTTGTTTTAATGGTGTTAGATTAAATGAAGTAATTAATCTAAGTAACCCTGAATTTATCGACTTACAGGTACCCAATGGTAGTGCTATTACAAGAATTGGAGGAAGAACTGTTCTTGTTATAAGAAGAAATAGTCATTATCAAGCTTTCGATCTAGAGTGTCCTGAAAAAAATTGTGGTAGTCCAATGACTTATGATGGATTAAAATTAAAATGCCCATGTGACAATAAAGAGTACAACTCATTAAATGGATCGCCTTTAAACAACGAAGGTTGTTTTGCTCTAGAATACAATGTTTTACAAATTAATAGTTCTTCTTTGCAAATTAGCCGATAATTAAGTTTTCACAACCCAATAAGATTCTTATTTTTGCGCTAACAACAACACAACTAATTAATTTTTAACGTGAAAAATTATTTTTCGTCTTCCTTTAGACTAGGAGTTCTAGGTGGAGGACAGTTAGGTAAAATGCTGCTATCTGAAACTCAAAAATTTGATGTTTTCACTGTAGTGTTAGACGCAAACAATGAAGCTCCATGTGCACAAATTTGTAATGAATTTCATCAAGGAGACTTATTAGACTTTGATACCGTTTACAATTTTGGTAAACAAGTAGATTTATTGACTATTGAAATCGAAAATGTTAATATTGATGCACTCGACAAGTTAGAGGCTGAAGGTTTAACAATATATCCAAAACCTAAAAACTTAAGAGTAATTCAAAGCAAAGCTCAACAGAAAAAATTCTACAGAGATCATAACATTCCTACTGCTGAATTTAATCATTACGCTTATTTAGAAGAACTAAAGCATTCTTATGAAAATGATATTATAGAATTTCCATTTGTTTGGAAAGCTGCTCGTTTTGGTTATGATGGCAACGGCGTTAAAGTAGTTCGAAATATAGTAGATTTAGAAAGTTTACCTGCTGGCGAATGTATAACAGAAAAGTTAATTCCTTTTAAAAACGAGTTAGCTGTAATTGTTGCTCGAAACGAACAAGGAGAAACAAAAACATATCCTGTAGTAGAAATGGAATTTCATCCAGAAGCTAATCAGGTAGAATATGTAATTTGTCCTGCTCGTATAGCAAATACAGTTGCCACAAAAGCACGTGAAGTTGCTCTAAAAGTAGCAGATTCTTTCGATTTTGTTGGTTTACTTGCTGTTGAAATGTTCCAAACAGAAAACGACGAGATTTTAGTGAACGAAGTAGCTCCAAGAACGCACAACTCTGGACATTATTCTATAGAAGCAAGTTATACCAATCAATTTGAACAACACTTGCGTAGCATATTAAACCTTCCTTTAGGTAATACAGAAAGTAAAGTAGCTGGTATTATGGTTAATTTGGTAGGGGCAGAAGGATATACTGGAAATGTTGTCTATGAAAACATTGAAGATATCCTAAAAATAGATGGTGTCACACCCCATATCTATGGAAAAACAATTACCAAACCTTTCCGAAAAATGGGGCATGTTACTATTGTAAATACTGATATTAATGAAGCTAGAAGAATAGCCCAAAAAGTAAAAGAAACTATTAAAGTTATTAGTAAATAATTTCTCGAACTTATTCGAGGTCATAAAAAAGAATACATATGGTAGGAATTATCATGGGAAGCGACTCTGATCTTCCAATAATGCAAGAAGCAATTGATATTTTAGAAAGCTTTGACATTCAAGTTGAAGTAGACATTGTTTCTGCACACAGAACACCAGAGAAATTATTTCATTATGCAAATAATGCACACAAAAGAGGCGTACAAGTAATTGTTGCTGGTGCGGGAGGAGCTGCGCATTTACCTGGTATGGTAGCAAGTATGAGTCCGTTACCAGTTATTGGAGTTCCTGTTAAAAGTAGAAATTCTATTGATGGATGGGATTCTGTGTTATCTATCTTACAAATGCCCGGTGGAGTTCCTGTAGCAACAGTTGCTTTAGATGGGGCAAAAAACGCTGGTATCCTAGCGGCACAAATTATTGGAGCTTCTGACAAATGTGTTTTAGATAAGATTGTTGCTTATAAAGAAGGTTTAAAACTTAAGGTTGAAAAAGCTTCAGAAAGAGTAAAAAAATAAGTACATTAGTACACTGTTTTACAAACCTCACAGATTCACATTTGTGAGGTTTTTTCAATT
The sequence above is a segment of the Tenacibaculum sp. 190130A14a genome. Coding sequences within it:
- the purE gene encoding 5-(carboxyamino)imidazole ribonucleotide mutase, yielding MVGIIMGSDSDLPIMQEAIDILESFDIQVEVDIVSAHRTPEKLFHYANNAHKRGVQVIVAGAGGAAHLPGMVASMSPLPVIGVPVKSRNSIDGWDSVLSILQMPGGVPVATVALDGAKNAGILAAQIIGASDKCVLDKIVAYKEGLKLKVEKASERVKK
- a CDS encoding HIT family protein, producing MGSIFTKIVKGEIPSYKIAEDENYYAFLDINPNAKGHTLVIPKREENKIFDLSKEEYDGLMSFSYRVAKALEKAVPCKRIGMSVIGLEVPHVHVHLIPINTMADMQFVKKEKLAKEEFVEVANKIAQSFE
- a CDS encoding HAMP domain-containing sensor histidine kinase; the encoded protein is MNTYWLKRFGILISFGIVTLILWNTYSFFKLFKEEERAKMEVYASAIKELAANTDLNANINLENKVFETIKNIPAISVNEHGEIKYTYNLDSIKSKNPNYLKEQLNLMKKQNAPIIIEYQNTKEYVYYRNSDLLYKLTYYPIALLLILALFSTIIYLVYRSNKVAEQNKLWTGMAKETAHQIGTPLSSLLGWIEILKTENIDPSYINEMQKDVDRLSTIANRFSKIGSLPELKKQDIVLITKTTFNYLQSRGSRHTNFSFSSDKNDLYTKLNTELFGWVIENLIKNAIDAMQGKGDVTVTILETPKKVKILVSDTGKGIAKSQFNQIFKPGFTTKKRGWGLGLSLSKRIIEDYHNGKIHVLKSELGKGTTFEILLNKL
- a CDS encoding 5-(carboxyamino)imidazole ribonucleotide synthase, encoding MKNYFSSSFRLGVLGGGQLGKMLLSETQKFDVFTVVLDANNEAPCAQICNEFHQGDLLDFDTVYNFGKQVDLLTIEIENVNIDALDKLEAEGLTIYPKPKNLRVIQSKAQQKKFYRDHNIPTAEFNHYAYLEELKHSYENDIIEFPFVWKAARFGYDGNGVKVVRNIVDLESLPAGECITEKLIPFKNELAVIVARNEQGETKTYPVVEMEFHPEANQVEYVICPARIANTVATKAREVALKVADSFDFVGLLAVEMFQTENDEILVNEVAPRTHNSGHYSIEASYTNQFEQHLRSILNLPLGNTESKVAGIMVNLVGAEGYTGNVVYENIEDILKIDGVTPHIYGKTITKPFRKMGHVTIVNTDINEARRIAQKVKETIKVISK
- the greA gene encoding transcription elongation factor GreA; the protein is MSNISYYTEEGLKKLKDELAHLEQVERPRVSQEIADARDKGDLSENAEYHAAKEEQSLLETKIAKLKNVVASARIIDESQLDTSKILIHSIVKIKNTVNGMEFSYTLVADSESDVRNGKLSVNSPIGKGLLGKKVGDIAEIQVPNGIMKFEIMDISR